A window of Dickeya zeae NCPPB 2538 contains these coding sequences:
- a CDS encoding methyl-accepting chemotaxis protein, producing MDTIMHTYNNLKVGIKLAIGFGLILVMSAFITLSGVNNFRSIDAYVNKSIISNDINNNLNDARRARLNFQYTHDYSAMDKVGDLMAKVGESLKQTNQYTWRPSARKLLDQLNTAYNVYVPGREALINASKQRDAVAQKFNRDSSASVLSTLRTQFSASTQAPELRLEFITLYEQLADIRDTAHELLLTPSAQTESNLRKALTSAQAAFTQSLPKFSTEQQSWLNQAWRFFSAYNGYIDEYMAAFRNESAATSTMSGAAVILDNASNDLYTGQLALVSSTTASSQWQLLLTGLVIIAIGVLMAWRITLQITRPLHQSLSIAERIAQGDLTASITVVRRDELGMLMSAMAAMNHKLREMIGEIREGVSNVASAASEIAAGNTDLSSRTEQQSAAVVETAASMEQLTSTVKQNADNAHHASQLAADASANATRGGEIVTTVVSTMNEIAVSSRRISEITSVINGIAFQTNILALNAAVEAARAGEQGRGFAVVAGEVRSLAQRSAQAAKEIETLINESVTRVNTGSTQVENAGKTMDEIIRSISHVHDIMDEIASASDEQSRGINQISTAVSEMDATTQQNAALVEQSSAAANSLEEQAQVLEHAVSFFRTSHDSAMVSPARQRNTTSTKTPLMLGKSTTKASATVKPSSTSTKDDWESF from the coding sequence ATGGATACAATTATGCATACCTATAACAATCTGAAGGTTGGTATTAAACTGGCAATAGGGTTTGGACTCATTTTAGTTATGTCCGCCTTTATCACGCTATCCGGGGTTAATAATTTTCGTAGTATTGACGCTTACGTCAACAAATCCATTATCAGTAATGACATTAATAATAATCTGAACGATGCCAGACGCGCCCGCCTCAATTTCCAATATACCCATGACTACAGTGCAATGGATAAAGTCGGCGACCTGATGGCAAAAGTAGGCGAGTCACTGAAGCAGACCAACCAGTACACCTGGAGGCCTAGTGCACGTAAGCTACTGGATCAACTCAATACCGCCTATAACGTCTATGTACCAGGACGAGAGGCGCTGATAAACGCCAGCAAGCAGCGTGATGCCGTGGCGCAAAAATTCAACCGGGACAGCAGCGCCAGTGTACTGAGTACACTACGCACCCAATTCAGTGCCAGTACGCAGGCACCGGAGTTACGGCTGGAATTTATCACGCTGTACGAACAGCTTGCAGATATCCGCGATACAGCGCATGAGTTGCTGCTGACACCTTCCGCACAAACTGAATCCAACCTGCGTAAAGCCCTTACCAGCGCACAGGCCGCATTCACTCAAAGCCTGCCGAAATTCAGTACGGAACAACAAAGCTGGTTGAATCAGGCCTGGCGTTTCTTTTCCGCCTATAACGGCTACATTGACGAGTACATGGCTGCTTTCCGTAATGAAAGCGCCGCCACTAGCACGATGAGCGGTGCGGCCGTGATTCTGGATAACGCCTCCAACGATTTATACACCGGTCAGTTAGCGCTGGTCAGCAGCACCACCGCCAGTTCACAGTGGCAATTGTTGCTGACCGGTCTGGTGATTATCGCTATAGGGGTCCTGATGGCCTGGCGTATCACGTTGCAGATTACCCGTCCGCTGCACCAGAGCCTGTCGATAGCTGAACGGATTGCCCAGGGTGACCTGACGGCCTCTATCACCGTTGTTCGCCGCGATGAGCTGGGGATGTTGATGTCCGCAATGGCAGCCATGAACCATAAACTGCGTGAGATGATCGGTGAAATTCGTGAAGGGGTGAGCAACGTGGCGTCGGCCGCATCGGAAATTGCCGCTGGTAACACCGACCTTTCCTCACGTACCGAGCAGCAGTCTGCCGCCGTGGTGGAAACCGCCGCCAGTATGGAGCAGCTAACCTCCACAGTGAAACAGAACGCCGATAATGCGCATCACGCCTCACAGCTGGCTGCCGATGCTTCCGCTAATGCGACCCGCGGCGGTGAAATCGTCACTACCGTGGTGAGCACCATGAATGAAATCGCCGTCAGTTCCCGGCGTATTTCCGAAATCACCTCGGTTATCAACGGCATTGCTTTCCAGACCAATATTCTGGCGCTGAACGCCGCGGTGGAAGCCGCGCGTGCTGGTGAACAGGGCCGGGGCTTCGCCGTGGTAGCAGGCGAAGTGCGCAGTCTGGCCCAGCGTAGTGCGCAGGCCGCTAAAGAGATCGAAACGCTGATCAACGAGTCAGTCACCCGGGTGAACACCGGTTCCACCCAGGTGGAAAACGCCGGTAAGACAATGGATGAAATCATCCGTTCCATCTCCCATGTGCATGACATCATGGATGAGATTGCCTCCGCCTCTGATGAGCAGAGCCGTGGCATCAACCAGATCTCTACCGCTGTCTCCGAAATGGATGCCACCACCCAGCAAAACGCCGCGCTGGTGGAGCAATCTTCCGCAGCGGCCAATTCACTGGAAGAGCAGGCCCAGGTGCTGGAGCACGCGGTGTCGTTTTTCCGGACCAGCCATGACAGTGCTATGGTCTCACCGGCAAGACAACGCAACACAACCAGCACCAAAACGCCATTAATGTTGGGGAAATCAACGACCAAAGCGTCTGCTACGGTGAAACCTTCATCAACCTCAACCAAAGATGACTGGGAGTCGTTCTAA
- the sbmA gene encoding peptide antibiotic transporter SbmA, with protein MFKSFFPNPKWFFSSALIWSLVAVIIWYGWGRPLGDSLLHISEPLPHGAARFLSPAFLWFYGYYLLCVCLFAGAWALLRPHPWQRWSILGTSLIIFVTYFSVEIGVAVNDWYGPFYDLIQKALSAPNAVTIQAFYKELLIFLGIALTAVTVGVMHLFFVSHYVFRWRTAMNDYYSSHWQSLRHIEGAAQRIQEDTMRFASTVESLGVDLVKSLMTLIAFLPVLVSLSSHVKTLPLIGEVPYGLVIAAIVWSLAGTGLLAFIGIKLPGLEFNNQRVEAAYRKELVYGEDDATRATPPTVKQLFTNVRKNYFRLYFHYTYFNIARVLYLQTDNVFGIIMLLPSIVAGSLTLGLMNQITNVFDQVRSSFQYLINSWTTIVELMSIYKRLRSFESVIKDVPIVTDAADATSGV; from the coding sequence ATGTTCAAGTCGTTTTTTCCCAATCCCAAGTGGTTTTTCTCTTCTGCGCTGATCTGGTCGCTGGTGGCAGTGATCATTTGGTATGGCTGGGGACGCCCGCTGGGTGACAGCCTGCTGCACATCAGCGAGCCGTTGCCGCACGGGGCCGCACGGTTCCTGTCACCCGCTTTTTTGTGGTTTTACGGTTATTACCTGCTGTGCGTTTGCCTTTTCGCGGGGGCCTGGGCGCTATTACGTCCCCATCCCTGGCAACGCTGGTCTATCCTGGGAACCTCACTGATTATTTTCGTCACCTACTTTTCGGTGGAAATCGGCGTGGCGGTAAACGACTGGTATGGCCCTTTTTATGACCTGATCCAAAAAGCGCTCAGTGCCCCTAACGCAGTAACGATTCAGGCGTTTTACAAAGAGTTGCTGATTTTCCTGGGTATTGCGCTAACGGCCGTCACCGTAGGCGTAATGCACCTTTTTTTCGTCAGCCATTATGTCTTTCGCTGGCGTACTGCGATGAATGATTACTACTCTTCGCACTGGCAATCCTTACGCCACATTGAAGGGGCCGCGCAACGTATTCAGGAAGACACCATGCGCTTTGCTTCCACCGTGGAAAGCCTGGGCGTAGATCTGGTGAAATCATTGATGACGTTGATAGCCTTTTTACCGGTGCTGGTCAGCCTTTCATCTCATGTCAAAACCCTGCCGTTGATTGGCGAAGTGCCTTACGGTCTGGTGATTGCCGCGATTGTCTGGTCGCTGGCAGGGACGGGCTTGCTGGCGTTTATCGGCATCAAACTGCCGGGGCTGGAATTTAACAACCAGCGCGTGGAAGCCGCCTATCGTAAAGAGCTGGTCTATGGTGAAGACGACGCTACCCGTGCCACACCGCCGACGGTCAAACAGCTGTTCACCAACGTACGGAAAAACTATTTCCGCCTCTATTTCCACTACACCTATTTCAATATTGCACGGGTGCTCTATCTGCAAACCGACAATGTGTTCGGCATTATCATGCTGCTGCCGTCGATCGTCGCCGGTAGTCTGACACTCGGTCTGATGAACCAGATAACCAACGTGTTCGATCAGGTGCGTAGCTCATTCCAATACCTGATTAACTCGTGGACCACCATCGTCGAGCTGATGTCGATTTATAAACGTCTGCGTAGCTTCGAATCGGTGATTAAAGACGTGCCGATAGTTACCGACGCGGCGGATGCCACGTCCGGCGTCTGA